In Candidatus Desulforudis audaxviator MP104C, a genomic segment contains:
- a CDS encoding M23 family metallopeptidase, translating into MRLFTREKRLDWPLPPAAPRSRAGRSQQKWFFRVTAAVVLFLVFLAIRETQVPLGVQVREGLQYVLTTEWNYQPVVDRVVRLGLQTVSVDLPFLDTVPQRPDGDTEMVTVPANGLLPPVPGTVVREFGWVVDPVDNRERFHPGVDISAPAGTPVRAVMSGLVSQVGENPTYGPYVLIDHGSEVYTLYAQLQNIQVRKADRVEAGRVLAEVGNKGDFPGPGVHFEFREQGALVNPLEKITFP; encoded by the coding sequence TTGAGACTGTTCACGCGCGAGAAGAGGCTGGATTGGCCTCTGCCACCGGCCGCTCCCAGGTCACGGGCGGGCCGGAGCCAACAAAAATGGTTTTTCCGGGTGACGGCGGCGGTAGTTCTGTTCCTGGTTTTTCTGGCCATCCGGGAGACCCAGGTACCGCTGGGGGTTCAGGTCCGGGAAGGACTGCAGTACGTTTTGACTACGGAATGGAACTACCAACCGGTGGTGGACCGGGTGGTCCGCCTGGGATTGCAGACGGTAAGCGTCGATCTTCCGTTCCTGGACACCGTACCGCAGCGGCCGGACGGGGACACCGAGATGGTGACGGTACCGGCGAACGGGCTCTTGCCCCCCGTCCCCGGTACCGTGGTGCGCGAATTCGGCTGGGTGGTCGACCCGGTGGACAACCGGGAGCGTTTCCATCCCGGAGTGGATATCAGCGCGCCCGCCGGCACACCGGTCCGGGCGGTCATGTCTGGATTGGTATCGCAGGTGGGGGAAAATCCGACTTACGGGCCCTATGTTCTTATCGACCATGGCAGTGAAGTTTACACCCTGTACGCCCAACTGCAGAACATCCAGGTGCGCAAGGCCGACCGGGTTGAAGCAGGCCGGGTTCTGGCTGAGGTCGGCAACAAAGGCGACTTTCCGGGACCGGGTGTGCACTTCGAGTTCCGTGAGCAGGGGGCACTGGTTAATCCCCTGGAGAAAATCACCTTCCCCTAA
- a CDS encoding TIGR03960 family B12-binding radical SAM protein — protein sequence MTSLERILARVEKPARYVGGEFNAVVKDWDKTPVRIAFAFPDIYEVGMSHLGLHILYHVVNSREDALMERVFAPWIDMEREMRREGLSLFTLESHRSLADFDVVAFTLQYELSYSNVLNMLDLAGIPLAARDRRAGMPLVVAGGPCAFNPEPLAAFLDAVFLGEGEEGLHDLIEVVQKHNQARRSREELLRALASIPGVYVPRFYRPEYAPDGTLAGVRPVESGIPDRVRKRVVQDMNRVPFPTRPIVPYLEVVHDRAMLEVFRGCTRGCRFCQAGVIYRPVREKNPETLLVQAAELLKNTGYNELSLTSLSTTDYSRIPELVGALVDRHQGEQVNVSLPSLRVDAFAVELARAVQVVRKSSLTFAPEAGSQRLRDVINKQVTEEDLLRTVGAAFTAGWYRVKLYFMLGLPTETLEDIAGIARLARRVLERGRECGVAKGRLNVTVSTSSFVPKPHTPFQWEAQTPLPELRERQTLLQGALKGKNLVYRGHEPEASFLEAVFARGDRRLGPALARAQELGCRMDGWRECFRFDLWQRAFSETGIDPGAYAYREYRYTDVLPWDHLDTGVDRDFLVAEHQRALAGETTPDCRGQECAGCGLCPRLEVEPRLAEAGSGAAG from the coding sequence ATGACCAGTCTGGAGCGTATTTTGGCCCGGGTCGAAAAACCGGCCCGCTATGTGGGGGGCGAGTTCAACGCGGTCGTCAAGGACTGGGACAAAACACCGGTTCGGATCGCCTTTGCATTTCCCGACATATACGAGGTGGGCATGTCCCACCTGGGGCTCCACATCCTCTACCACGTGGTGAACAGCCGGGAGGATGCCCTGATGGAGCGCGTCTTTGCTCCTTGGATCGACATGGAGCGGGAGATGCGCCGGGAGGGTTTGTCCCTTTTTACCCTGGAGTCGCACCGTTCCCTGGCTGATTTCGACGTGGTGGCCTTTACCCTCCAATACGAACTAAGCTACTCCAACGTCCTGAACATGCTGGACCTCGCGGGCATACCACTGGCCGCGCGTGACCGGCGGGCGGGAATGCCCCTGGTCGTCGCCGGCGGACCCTGTGCCTTCAACCCGGAGCCCCTGGCGGCTTTTTTGGATGCGGTGTTCCTGGGTGAAGGGGAAGAAGGCCTGCACGACCTGATCGAGGTGGTGCAGAAGCACAATCAAGCCCGCAGATCCCGTGAGGAATTACTCCGGGCCCTGGCCAGCATTCCGGGGGTGTACGTACCCCGGTTTTACCGGCCTGAGTACGCGCCCGACGGCACCCTCGCGGGGGTTCGCCCCGTCGAGTCCGGGATCCCGGACCGCGTCCGAAAGCGGGTGGTGCAGGACATGAACCGGGTGCCTTTCCCGACCAGACCAATTGTTCCCTATCTGGAGGTGGTGCACGATCGGGCGATGCTGGAGGTCTTCCGGGGCTGTACCCGCGGGTGCCGCTTTTGCCAGGCCGGGGTGATTTACCGTCCGGTGCGGGAAAAGAACCCGGAGACTCTCCTGGTCCAGGCCGCGGAACTGCTCAAAAACACCGGGTATAACGAACTCTCCCTCACCTCGTTGAGCACCACCGACTATTCCCGCATCCCGGAGTTGGTCGGGGCCCTGGTGGACCGCCACCAAGGCGAACAGGTTAACGTTTCCCTGCCGTCACTGCGGGTGGACGCCTTCGCCGTCGAGCTGGCCCGGGCGGTGCAGGTCGTGCGCAAGAGCAGTCTCACCTTCGCTCCGGAGGCCGGAAGCCAGCGCCTGCGGGACGTGATCAACAAGCAGGTGACGGAAGAGGACCTTTTGCGGACCGTCGGGGCGGCTTTTACGGCCGGGTGGTACCGGGTCAAACTGTACTTCATGTTGGGATTGCCGACCGAGACCCTGGAGGACATCGCCGGGATTGCCCGTCTGGCTCGGAGGGTTTTGGAGCGGGGCCGGGAATGCGGGGTAGCCAAAGGGCGCCTCAACGTCACCGTCAGTACTTCGTCGTTCGTGCCCAAACCACACACCCCGTTCCAGTGGGAAGCCCAGACCCCACTGCCCGAACTGCGGGAAAGGCAGACCCTCCTGCAGGGCGCCCTCAAGGGCAAGAACCTGGTGTACCGCGGGCACGAACCGGAGGCAAGTTTTCTGGAGGCCGTATTCGCGCGAGGGGACCGCAGGTTGGGGCCCGCGCTGGCCCGGGCCCAGGAATTGGGTTGTCGCATGGACGGGTGGCGGGAGTGTTTCCGGTTTGACCTGTGGCAGCGCGCCTTTTCCGAAACCGGGATCGATCCGGGTGCCTACGCCTACAGGGAGTATCGGTACACGGACGTTTTGCCGTGGGATCACCTGGATACGGGGGTGGACCGGGATTTTCTGGTGGCCGAGCACCAGCGGGCCCTGGCGGGCGAGACTACGCCGGACTGCCGGGGACAGGAGTGTGCGGGGTGCGGGCTCTGTCCGAGGCTGGAAGTAGAACCCCGCCTGGCGGAGGCCGGCAGCGGTGCCGCGGGTTAG
- the rplU gene encoding 50S ribosomal protein L21, which produces MYAIIETGGKQLCVREGDTVRVEKLAVEDGAEVVFDRVLLVSTEEGLKIGRPLVLGARVTGRVQKQGRARKIIVFKYKAKKNYRRKQGHRQPYTQVVIEKIEL; this is translated from the coding sequence ATGTACGCGATTATCGAAACCGGCGGCAAACAGTTGTGCGTCCGCGAAGGAGATACGGTGCGGGTTGAGAAACTCGCGGTTGAAGACGGCGCGGAAGTCGTATTCGACCGGGTGCTTCTGGTCAGCACGGAGGAAGGTTTGAAGATCGGCCGGCCGCTGGTCCTGGGCGCCAGGGTGACCGGCCGGGTGCAGAAGCAAGGGCGCGCAAGGAAAATTATTGTTTTCAAATACAAAGCAAAAAAGAACTACCGGCGCAAACAGGGACACCGTCAGCCATACACGCAGGTAGTTATAGAGAAGATTGAGCTATAG
- the rodA gene encoding rod shape-determining protein RodA has translation MGEKAGVWEISRNRKILKNLDYTLILAAMAIIALGLVTVTSATQVTSLPGEAGFGFLWKQLLGITLGVTAFGFFLFWRYEELARYTRLLYVVNLALLLAVFAVGHSAGGARRWIQLGPLMFQPSEFAKLVVIIGLAVFLSEREGQLSRFRDLLPAFAYVGVPMLLILAQPDLGTALVFIAITLGMLFVAGARPLLLGGLTLAGLSGMVLWIWAHLNYGIWIPLKSYQITRLTIFLDPWSDWHKDGYHMIQSQIAIGAGGLWGRGLFSGTQNQLNFLPEQHTDFIFSVLAEELGFVGVVFLLTLYFVVLYRGLRIAGQSKDLCGTLMATGVVSMLAFHILTNVGMAAGIMPVTGITLPLFSYGPSSMMFTLAALGLLCNVWVRRQTIVF, from the coding sequence ATGGGGGAAAAAGCCGGGGTGTGGGAAATCAGCCGCAACAGGAAGATACTTAAAAATCTCGATTACACCCTGATTCTGGCCGCGATGGCAATCATTGCGCTGGGTCTGGTCACCGTCACCAGCGCCACCCAGGTGACCAGCCTTCCAGGAGAAGCCGGTTTCGGGTTTTTGTGGAAGCAGCTCTTGGGCATTACCCTGGGAGTGACGGCGTTTGGTTTTTTCCTTTTCTGGCGTTATGAGGAGTTGGCCCGGTACACGCGGTTGCTCTACGTGGTAAACCTAGCCTTGCTCCTGGCGGTGTTCGCGGTCGGTCATTCGGCCGGAGGCGCTCGGCGGTGGATACAGCTCGGACCGTTGATGTTCCAGCCGTCAGAATTCGCCAAGCTGGTGGTGATCATTGGGCTGGCGGTGTTTCTTTCCGAGCGCGAGGGGCAGCTCAGCCGCTTCCGGGATCTCCTGCCGGCCTTCGCCTACGTCGGGGTGCCGATGTTGTTGATTCTGGCGCAGCCCGACCTGGGCACAGCGCTCGTATTCATTGCCATCACCCTGGGAATGCTCTTCGTCGCCGGTGCCCGCCCGCTGCTGCTGGGGGGACTGACGCTGGCGGGGCTGTCGGGGATGGTGCTCTGGATCTGGGCGCACTTGAACTACGGGATCTGGATTCCCCTCAAAAGCTACCAGATCACGCGGTTGACGATTTTTCTTGATCCCTGGAGCGACTGGCACAAGGACGGTTATCACATGATCCAGTCCCAGATCGCCATCGGCGCCGGGGGCCTCTGGGGCCGGGGGCTTTTCAGCGGCACTCAGAACCAGCTGAACTTCCTGCCCGAACAGCATACCGACTTCATTTTTTCGGTGCTGGCCGAAGAACTTGGCTTCGTTGGTGTGGTTTTCCTGTTGACGCTCTATTTCGTCGTTCTGTACCGGGGTTTGCGGATCGCCGGGCAGTCCAAGGATTTGTGCGGCACCCTGATGGCTACCGGCGTGGTGTCGATGCTGGCCTTCCACATCCTGACCAACGTGGGCATGGCGGCGGGGATAATGCCGGTTACCGGGATCACGCTGCCGCTTTTCAGTTACGGACCGAGTTCCATGATGTTCACCCTGGCGGCGCTGGGTCTTCTGTGCAACGTGTGGGTGCGGCGACAGACCATTGTCTTTTGA
- the rpmA gene encoding 50S ribosomal protein L27: MAHKKGVGSSRNGRDSRAQRLGVKRGDGQFVTAGSIIIRQRGTKVHPGRNVGIGGDDTLFAKTDGYVSFQRKGKDRKTVNVVPAATL; the protein is encoded by the coding sequence ATGGCCCACAAGAAGGGAGTAGGCAGCTCAAGGAACGGTCGGGACTCGAGGGCCCAGCGCCTGGGAGTCAAGCGGGGCGACGGGCAGTTTGTCACGGCCGGGAGCATTATCATTAGGCAGCGGGGGACCAAGGTCCACCCCGGGCGCAACGTGGGGATCGGCGGCGACGACACCCTGTTCGCCAAGACGGACGGGTATGTCAGTTTCCAGCGCAAGGGTAAGGACCGTAAGACAGTCAACGTGGTTCCCGCCGCCACCCTGTAG
- a CDS encoding Rne/Rng family ribonuclease, with amino-acid sequence MLKREIIVSTRDNATRVALLENRVPMEVYIEPDEEICLVGSIFKGVVENVLPGIEAAFVNVGLDRNAFLYVNDVLPQSARADQSAAGIRDLLHPGQEVIVQVAKDPLGNKGPRVTMRVNLPGHYTVLMPTVNHVGISRRIEDESERERLREVVHRARPEGMGAIVRTAARGIAAEVLADDIRELEKLWRDIQKREAGAAAPSLLYRECGLLPRIIRDLFTEEIERLVLDSFTSYARSLTILDTVNPQLKSRVFWEDKPDIFEAYNVNQEINKALQRKTWLRCGGYLIFDQAEALTVIDVNTGRFTGRVDLEDTVYKTNLEAAVEIARQLRLRNLGGIIIIDFIDMSHEEHRNRVLEVLGEEIKKDRRRTHIMGLTRLGLVELTRKKVHPSLAELLLTNCPQCGGTGKIQGQRKDWA; translated from the coding sequence GTGCTGAAAAGAGAGATAATAGTCAGTACTCGGGATAACGCCACGCGGGTGGCGCTGCTGGAAAACCGGGTGCCGATGGAGGTATATATTGAGCCGGATGAAGAGATTTGCCTGGTCGGGAGCATTTTCAAAGGCGTGGTCGAGAATGTGCTGCCCGGGATCGAGGCGGCGTTCGTAAACGTTGGGCTGGACCGGAACGCGTTTCTTTATGTGAACGACGTGTTGCCGCAGTCCGCCCGTGCGGATCAGTCTGCCGCCGGAATCAGGGATCTTCTGCACCCGGGCCAGGAGGTCATCGTGCAGGTGGCCAAGGATCCCCTGGGGAACAAGGGGCCCCGGGTGACCATGCGGGTGAATTTGCCCGGACATTACACGGTGCTGATGCCGACGGTGAACCACGTCGGCATCTCCCGGCGCATCGAGGACGAGTCCGAACGGGAACGTCTCCGGGAAGTGGTGCACCGGGCGCGGCCCGAGGGGATGGGTGCGATCGTGCGCACCGCCGCCCGCGGGATCGCCGCGGAGGTGCTGGCGGACGACATCCGGGAGCTGGAGAAGCTCTGGCGCGACATTCAGAAACGGGAGGCCGGCGCCGCGGCGCCGTCACTACTGTACCGGGAATGCGGGCTCCTGCCGCGGATCATCCGGGACCTGTTCACGGAAGAAATCGAGCGCCTGGTGCTCGATTCCTTCACCAGCTACGCGCGGTCCCTGACCATCCTGGACACCGTGAACCCGCAACTGAAGTCCCGGGTGTTTTGGGAAGACAAGCCGGATATTTTTGAGGCCTACAACGTCAACCAGGAGATCAACAAAGCATTACAGCGAAAGACCTGGCTACGGTGCGGCGGATACCTGATCTTCGACCAGGCCGAGGCGCTGACCGTGATCGACGTGAATACCGGCCGGTTTACCGGGCGGGTGGACCTGGAGGACACCGTCTACAAGACGAACCTGGAAGCGGCGGTGGAGATCGCCCGGCAGTTGCGGTTGCGCAACCTGGGCGGGATCATCATTATCGACTTCATCGACATGAGCCACGAGGAGCATCGGAACCGGGTCCTCGAAGTGTTGGGCGAGGAAATCAAGAAGGACCGTCGGCGGACCCACATCATGGGGCTGACCCGGCTGGGCCTGGTGGAACTGACCAGAAAAAAGGTCCACCCGAGCCTGGCCGAGCTATTGCTGACCAACTGCCCGCAGTGCGGCGGAACCGGCAAGATTCAGGGCCAACGGAAAGATTGGGCTTGA
- a CDS encoding TIGR03936 family radical SAM-associated protein — protein MPRVRLVYRQEGQARFVSHLDVMRAFERAARRAGLPLAYSQGFNPRPKLVFAAPLPVGTSGCREYVDMELEGDLSPDEVLDRLRRNLPGGLVPVAARSAAGPPLMSLVGRACYLAAGKLPRGLSPEHVEEGLARFLARGEIVTERKTAKGTRRKNIRPGIHRLRARSDGDRLELTMELEAGSARNVRPDEVLQALGVDLGLDAENFAVLRTAVLSREGFLLWDL, from the coding sequence GTGCCGCGGGTTAGGCTCGTATACCGCCAGGAGGGGCAGGCACGCTTCGTGTCGCACTTAGACGTGATGCGGGCCTTTGAGCGCGCGGCCCGGCGGGCCGGCCTGCCGCTGGCGTACAGTCAGGGGTTCAACCCGCGGCCGAAACTGGTCTTCGCCGCTCCCCTGCCGGTCGGCACCAGTGGATGCCGGGAATACGTCGACATGGAACTGGAGGGCGACCTATCTCCGGATGAAGTGTTGGACCGGTTGCGGCGGAACCTGCCAGGCGGGCTCGTGCCCGTCGCGGCCCGCAGCGCCGCAGGCCCGCCCCTGATGAGTCTGGTGGGCCGGGCCTGCTACCTGGCGGCAGGAAAACTCCCCCGGGGGTTGTCACCGGAACACGTGGAGGAGGGACTCGCCCGCTTCCTGGCCCGCGGGGAGATTGTCACCGAACGGAAAACTGCCAAGGGAACCAGGCGGAAAAACATCCGCCCGGGCATCCACCGCCTGAGGGCCCGCAGCGATGGTGACCGACTGGAACTGACTATGGAACTTGAGGCCGGCTCGGCGCGGAACGTTCGTCCGGATGAGGTTTTGCAGGCCCTGGGGGTTGACCTGGGGCTGGATGCGGAAAACTTTGCCGTTTTACGAACCGCAGTATTGTCCCGGGAGGGCTTTCTTCTCTGGGACCTATGA
- a CDS encoding class I SAM-dependent methyltransferase, with protein MALFDRVAEDYDAWYETPLGRKVDQLEMCLFMRLAAPKPGERALDGGCGTGRLSLALAEKGLVVTGVDLSPRMLEVARNRTRSHANITLMQADVENLPFPSLSFDLVTAFTVLEFTGNPEAAVRELWRLVKPGGRLVVGVLNSWSPWAWQRRRRAGTGESVFAHAQFFSPWSMKAVLTANTSQSRLVWSTCVFFPPWTGSLSINMAATLDRIARPFLKPFGALIVMRAERLPVVQPIPVPVTFRSRTITEISPRESRVTQVKEVR; from the coding sequence ATGGCCCTCTTTGACCGGGTGGCCGAAGACTATGATGCCTGGTACGAGACCCCGCTGGGCCGCAAGGTGGACCAGCTGGAAATGTGTCTTTTCATGCGGCTCGCCGCGCCCAAGCCGGGAGAAAGGGCGCTGGACGGGGGTTGCGGTACCGGGCGGCTCAGCTTGGCGTTGGCCGAAAAGGGGCTGGTGGTCACCGGTGTGGACCTCTCCCCCCGGATGCTGGAAGTGGCCCGTAACCGGACCCGGTCACACGCGAACATCACCCTGATGCAGGCAGACGTGGAGAATTTGCCCTTTCCGAGCCTCTCTTTTGACCTGGTGACCGCATTCACGGTCCTGGAGTTCACCGGCAACCCGGAGGCCGCCGTCCGGGAACTGTGGCGCCTGGTGAAACCGGGCGGCCGCCTGGTGGTAGGGGTTTTGAATTCGTGGAGTCCCTGGGCGTGGCAGCGCCGGCGGCGGGCCGGGACCGGCGAGAGCGTTTTCGCGCACGCGCAGTTCTTTTCCCCCTGGAGCATGAAAGCGGTTCTGACCGCGAACACGAGCCAGAGCCGCCTGGTCTGGAGCACTTGTGTGTTCTTCCCTCCCTGGACCGGTTCCCTCTCGATCAACATGGCCGCCACCCTGGACCGGATCGCCCGCCCATTCCTTAAGCCCTTCGGCGCCCTGATTGTAATGCGGGCCGAACGGCTGCCGGTGGTGCAGCCGATACCGGTCCCGGTCACCTTCCGCTCCCGGACCATCACTGAAATTAGTCCCCGGGAATCTCGAGTGACACAGGTCAAAGAAGTGCGTTAA
- a CDS encoding M50 family metallopeptidase encodes MRICRVSGIVFSINNWFLALLGVYFAAGVLGKGLIAFVVVLAHELAHVWMARRHGIPVQEVELMPFGGVARMSGELVIEPRKEIVVAVAGPMANLVLCALALGCGHYGIWHEMYGPFFIQCNLQVFFFNVLPGLPLDGGHVHRAYLARNMNLPAATHRTAVCGQFWGGLIAVLGTAGLLGGFTGLDIIATGLFLYYAARREKQEAPYLYAQHLATKNRDLDRHGILPGEMLVARQDLSVWRVTRLFVPQRYHLVYTVDEHGRHTGVVDETEIVKTLLEQGANVSLDRIRKGF; translated from the coding sequence ATGCGGATCTGCCGGGTGAGCGGGATTGTATTTTCCATCAATAACTGGTTTCTAGCGCTCCTAGGGGTATATTTCGCCGCCGGGGTTCTCGGCAAGGGCCTAATCGCCTTTGTCGTGGTTCTTGCCCACGAGCTGGCCCACGTCTGGATGGCCCGCCGCCATGGCATTCCCGTGCAGGAAGTAGAGCTGATGCCCTTCGGCGGTGTGGCTAGGATGAGCGGGGAGTTGGTCATTGAGCCCCGGAAAGAAATCGTGGTGGCGGTCGCCGGCCCCATGGCCAACCTGGTGCTTTGCGCGCTGGCGTTGGGGTGCGGACACTACGGCATCTGGCACGAAATGTACGGCCCGTTCTTCATCCAGTGTAATCTGCAGGTGTTTTTTTTCAACGTGCTTCCCGGACTGCCCCTGGACGGGGGTCACGTGCATCGGGCTTACCTAGCCCGTAATATGAACCTGCCGGCGGCCACCCACCGGACGGCGGTCTGCGGCCAGTTCTGGGGGGGGCTGATTGCGGTCTTGGGGACAGCCGGCCTTCTGGGGGGATTCACCGGGCTCGACATTATTGCCACCGGGCTCTTTCTTTACTATGCTGCCCGCCGGGAAAAACAGGAAGCACCGTACCTGTACGCGCAGCACCTGGCCACAAAAAACCGGGATCTGGACCGGCACGGGATTTTGCCAGGTGAGATGTTGGTGGCCCGACAGGACCTTTCGGTGTGGCGCGTCACCCGGCTCTTCGTGCCGCAGCGGTACCACCTTGTATACACCGTGGACGAGCACGGCCGCCACACCGGTGTCGTGGACGAGACGGAGATCGTGAAGACCCTCCTGGAGCAAGGAGCGAACGTGTCCCTGGACCGGATCCGAAAGGGTTTTTGA
- the minD gene encoding septum site-determining protein MinD — protein MSEVIVVTSGKGGVGKTTVTANIGAGLAMLGHKVVLIDADTGLRNLDVVLGMENRIVFDLTDVIEGKCRLRQALIKDRRFGELLFLLPTAQTKDKSAVSEDDLRNICGQLREHFDYVIIDCPAGIEQGFQSAVAGAEKAIVVTAAEVAAVRDADRVVGLLESKAEIRDPKLIINRLRIQMVQRGDMMTLEDMHDILGLELLGVIPDDEAVVVATNRGEPVVVSEQSVAGRAFRNIVRRMQGEAVPLMNLDGREGFFNRLRKIIGFR, from the coding sequence ATGAGCGAAGTTATTGTGGTGACTTCGGGCAAGGGAGGGGTTGGCAAGACGACGGTCACCGCCAACATCGGGGCCGGGTTGGCGATGTTGGGGCATAAGGTGGTACTGATCGATGCCGACACCGGTCTCCGAAACCTGGATGTGGTCCTGGGAATGGAAAACCGGATCGTTTTTGACCTGACCGACGTGATCGAGGGGAAGTGCCGCTTGCGGCAAGCCCTGATTAAGGACCGCCGGTTTGGTGAATTGCTGTTCCTGCTTCCGACTGCCCAGACCAAGGACAAGTCGGCGGTGAGTGAGGATGACCTTCGTAATATCTGCGGGCAGCTGCGGGAGCACTTTGACTACGTGATTATCGACTGTCCGGCGGGTATCGAACAGGGTTTCCAGAGTGCGGTCGCCGGGGCCGAAAAAGCGATCGTGGTTACCGCCGCCGAGGTCGCCGCGGTCAGGGATGCCGACCGGGTGGTGGGACTCTTGGAATCCAAGGCCGAAATCAGGGATCCGAAACTGATCATCAACCGCCTGCGGATTCAAATGGTTCAGCGCGGGGATATGATGACCCTGGAGGACATGCACGACATTCTCGGGCTCGAACTTCTGGGTGTGATTCCGGATGATGAGGCCGTGGTTGTAGCCACCAACAGGGGAGAACCGGTGGTGGTGAGCGAGCAATCGGTAGCCGGGCGCGCCTTTCGTAATATTGTGCGCCGGATGCAGGGCGAGGCGGTCCCCTTGATGAATTTGGACGGCCGGGAAGGATTCTTCAACCGACTGCGGAAGATCATAGGATTTAGATAA